CGGTCCACAATTGGCCGATCGCGCCAATCGGATTCGCAGAAGAAGGTCTTGGCGACGGCAATCGCGCGTCTCGCATCGTCCGGTGTTGCCTCGTCTACCTCAGCCAGTACGCTACCATCATACGGATTCAGCACTTGGCTCGTTTTGCTATCGCTTGCATGCTCCCACTTGCCATCGATAAAAAGCGTGGGCGTCGCCACAACTTGCTTCGCCATGATTTTGTGTAGGGAAGCGTtacggcgcacggcgcatcATATATATCACGTGAGTTCATTGttctgccgccgcgccgccctcTTTCTGCAGAGCATGCTGGGGCGGGTGTTTGCTTCGGTCtcgcgcgcaccgcgcgtgTCGCTTGTGCAAGGAATGCGCATGTTGCATACGACTCCTAGGTCACTTGGATTTTGGGATAACATTATACCTTTGATCCAGGGCAACCGCCGTGAGCGACAATTACAGCGAAAACAAGGCGGCCTGCTACCGCAGgacatggcgcgcatccaGGCAGAGCAAAAGGAGGACACGATGATGGCGGCTCAATCATCCACGGGTGATTCGCTTGTTGATGATGTTATAGAGACGCCGCATTTTCGAAACAAGGatttgcagcggcgcctgcaAGAGGAGAAGCGCCAAAAGCGCTTGCTCCGTAAACGGTGGGGCGGTatcgccaagctcggcggcgaAGATATACAAGAGCACAAATACAGCACGGCTGTGTTTCGTATCAGCCCACGCAAGCTTAAGCTACTTGCGAACCAGATCAGCGGCATGCCGATCGACTATGCTATTGTCCAGATGCAATTCAGTAGcaagcgcgcagcacggcgtATTCGATCTACATTGGCCATGGCACGCGATCATGCAGTGGCAAAAGGGATGGATTCACGCTCGCTGATTGTGTCGGAGGCATGGGTCAATAAAGGCACATacatggcgcgccttgaGATCAAAGGCCGTGGTCGTATGGGTGTGATGCATCATCCTCAAGCGCGTATGCATATTGTTCTCCGTCCAGGAAATACCTtagagcagcgcgaggcgcagcaaCTGGAtattgcgcgccgccgagtGCAGAGCATGGGCTCTGGTGGCGTTACGCGCACCAACCGAAAATTCGTGAACGGATTCCAGCATCCTGGCTGGGCATGGTAGCCGTTTGCATTTTACCTGCATACCCTTTTGGCATACATACATTCTATAGATTGCTTGTCATGTTTCCAGcccacgctgcgcgcgccatgcgtgAATCCaggcgaggatgcgctcaaCATTGGAGTCCATCTGCTCCGCTGTATCGCTGTGCAGAACAACAATTGCCTCAGGCACATAAGAGTCAAATACCTCGTCTTGTACAACGCCCATAATCTCTGCCTCGTTGTTCTCTGCAATCTTCTTCTCTGTGTAGTTGCTGGTGTGAGTAAGTGGGGGGGTGGAACCTACCGCTTTTCCAGTCGCTTCCACAAGAGCTGGTGATCCGAGCGCAACACAACAGCAAGGTCAACCCACCGCTCCGGCCATGCATCGCAACTATGCCAATCCAGGACAAGGCCACCGCGCGAAACGTCGGTATCGGATACTTgacgcgcctcgtcgcaCGCTTCCGGGTCGATGTCAAGGGGGTCCGGCGCCGATGCTCCCGTGAGTGGCTCCAAATAGTCCAGTAATCGATCTTCATCTACCTCGTACGAGTCCCATTCCTGGCTGTACGAAGAATGAAAGCTCTCGGACTTGACCAAAGCGCCTACATCTATATGACGCAGCACAGCCTGTCCACTCGGCGACACAAATGATTCGCATATTTGTGCTGCAAGCGTAGACTTTCCAGTACCGGGTGTGCCCGTAATCACGACATTAGGGTATCTGTCTGTCAATAGCAATGCGCAACCTACGCTCGTACCATCCTGGCCTTGCGcaacgagcagcgcgtcgacTCCACATAGTTCCCGAATTTAGACCGATGTGGAGCAAATACCGCCCCTCCTTTCGTCTGTTCTACATCACCATGGACGAAACATACGGTGTGTAGACGAATGGAAACTGACCTACATAGACGCAATCATTTTGGGTACGGGCATCACGGAGTGTGTTCTTTCCGCTCTTTTGTCTGTGGACGGCAAAAAGGTCTTGCACATTGACAGGAACGATTACTACGGTGCCGAGTGTGCTTCGCTTTCGCTTTCGCAGCTGTACAACAAGTTCCGCCCCGGCGAGGAAGTACCGAAGGATATGGGCCGCGATCGTGACTGGGCAATTGATATGATTCCTAAGTTCATGATGGCGAACGGCGAGATTGTCAATATGCTCGTGCACACCGATGTGACGCGCTACTTGGAGTTCAAGCAGATTGCTGCTAGCTACGTGTAccgcgacaagcgcattgCGAAGGTCCCTAGTACAGAGATGGAGGCAGTGCGCTCCCCGCTGATGGGTCTGTTTgagaagcgccgcgctaAGCGCTTTTTTGAGTTTTGCCAAAACTGGCGCGACGACGATCCCAAGACGCACCAAGGCATTGACTTGGATGGATGGCCCATGGACAAGGTTTTTGCGCATTTTGGTCTTGAGCCGGGCACGCGCGACTTTATTGGCCATGCTATGGCGCTGCACTTGGACGACGCGTACATGCAGACTCCCGCGCGCGAGACtctcgagcgcatcatgcTGTACACTTCTTCCATGGCGCGCTACGGCAAGTCGCCTTACATTTACCCTATGTACGGTCTTGGCGAGCTGCCCCAAGGCTTTGCGCGCCTAGCTGCTATCCACGGCGGAACATACATGCTTGACAAACCAGTGGATGAAATTGTTGTGGACGACAAGGCCACATTTGTTGGCGTACGCAGCGGTGGAGAGACTGTCAAGGCACCCATGGTTGTTGGCGACCCGAGCTACTTCCGCAAGGTCGGCAGCAAGCCGCTCGTTCGCGAGACGGGCAAGGTAGTGCGTGCAATTTGCATTCTCAAGCACCCCATTCCCAACACAGACAACTCTGACAGTGTCCAGCTGATCATCCCACAGAACCAAGTTGGCCGCAAGCACGGTACGTTATGCTTCTCCTAACAGCAGACATCTATATCGCCGAGGTCTCGACGACCCACGCCGTGTGCCCGGCCGGCTACTATCTCGCTCAGGTGTCTACAGTGGTCGAGACCGACAAGCCGGAGCTTGAGCTCCGTGCCGGTCTCGACTTGCTAGGTCCGATCCATGAAAAGTAGGTGGCCTATGCGCACTGACATCCAGATTCGTTACCATCACAGATCTCGAGGAGCCGCTCGACTCTGGCAAAGAGAACAAGATTTTCATCACGCGGTCGTACGATCCCACTTCCCACTTTGAAACGGTTGTGGAAGACATTCACAATGTCTGGCGCCGCATCACTGGCAATCCACTCGTGCTCAAACAGCCGCAAGATTCCGAAGGTGCACACGTCGCCGCATGAAAGTCCCGATGCCAAATGTCATGCAGCCTATATATAATTTAAATGGACTCTGATTGGCTGATAAATCTAGCAAGTAGCGAGCGCACACGATCGTTGTCCAATCACTATTAATTTAATGGTTGTACGCAGCCGTTGGCCAATTAAATATTCCGACTTAGTTACAGCAAGGTGCATTCAGTAATCAATCGGTCGAGCCACCGGCCGCTCTAAGTAAGTTGCTGCGCGTCTCCGAAAGggcacacgcacgctctCGACGCACCATATCCCTGCCCCACGACCACTTGTAAATTACATCGGCGGCACGCTTCGTCTTGCGCTGACGTAGTTTGCATTTTCGTGATAAGCAAGTGTCATTGGATACAAGTGTGGCACTCTTTGTATCAGCAGCTCGGGTCCAAAGGCCTGTGAACGCTTTTTTGCATTGGTTTTCCAAGTGGCCctgtgcacagcgccatTCCTTGTCGCGAGAAATTTTTGACACGACAAACGATCTATATTGATGGACGGTGCTTTCCGCCTTTCTAGTGCGTCAGCCTACGGTGGCGAAAACGAGATATCCGACATGGCGTCTACATCGCAGATGACGCTCCAGAAGTGTGCCTCGTTTGATGCGGCCTCTATACGCAACTATGCATGCGATTCTTCTCCATATCTCAGCGTGCCTTCACGACGTgacttgcgccgctcatgGACCGGCATTTCCCTCCCCACTGACAAGAGCACTACACGCCACTCGTCCTCTGACGCACATTTTctgctcgccaagcgccCTTCGCGCCCCTCGCAAGATCTCGCGGCCTTGGCCAAGCGGCTAAAGGCGAGAGTCAGTGTCGCGGAGTTGAGTGCATATGCGCCTTCTGCGCAGTTCTACCCCTCGTTGCAAGACGAGAAAGACGCCGTGCCTTTGCCTGTGGAATGCCCACCGGCATCCGATGTTATGACTCCCCATTCGCTACTATTTTATCGGCCAGCAGGAACTGACAGCACCGACGTAACGCCCAGCTCCTCTTGGTCATCTTGTACCAAGTACAGCTCAGATGCAGACGACTCTGCCGGCACCGTATCCACCTCGATTGAGTCTGAAGACACGGACGGGTCGGGATCAAAAACGGCCCTCGCATCGTCATTGTCCGACACAAGTACCATTGGCATGCCCGACGTGAGCGCATTGCGCCTCTATACGTCTTTTTCTTCCAGCGAGAAACTAGGCAAGCCTGGCCCAATGCGCCCGAGGAGCAAGAGCGACGTGATGCCGCGCCCCGAATCGCTCGCTGACATGTTCGGCAAGTGTTTGCAATGCGCACACAGGAACGAGCAGCATGACGAACTTACACCCTTTCACACTTCGCCGGTCGCCGAAACCGAAAACAAGTCGGCGGCTGCCTCGGCGCCTACGTCGCCACTGACATTGCCCAATACGCAAGTGGGCTACAACCCATGGATGGATACTGACGACTCGGACAAAGATTTCTCAGCGTACATATCTGGTATCGGAAATCCTATCGACCCCGATATTGAATTTTCATCTGTCATGCAGCTGCAAACCTTTCGCATCCACAGCAGGAGCAGAAGTGTCACACGAGGCGACTGCAGGGaagagcgccgccaaaAGCAACCGTCGTGTCTCCCTTCTTGCAAAGTGCTACCGTTTGCCGCCTTGCGTCATTCTTGCGCCTCTCCGCGTCCACCATTGCTGAATGTACGCGACACGGACATGATTCCTCCGCTCGCTGCACTGGGCTCCGCCATATGCAACCCAGGCTACAACCTTCGGTCCAGCAGATGTGCGTCACCGAGTCGCTGCGAGGATTATGCTGCTTTGCTCGACGCACCGCCCGCGGttacgccgccgccggatGCCTCGCTCGCGGCTGATCCTGCATTAGGCGCAAAAGAGCTTCATGGACTGGGACAGCGCGACGAGAATGGCTTCCGCACTGTTTACTCGCGCCAGCAGCTGAACCAGGcacgccgcaagcagcagccCCTTGCCAACGCTTCGCGTCTGCGCGTTGATGAGCCTGAACCGCTAGCTCTTGAAGCATTTGAGGACGACCTTGCAAAGGAGGAGGAACATCACGACGAAGACGCACGAGGCCGTTCGCCCCGCCGCGGTCGTGGACGCAGCGTAGCGCGTGTTACGCCGTACAAGGAGCCTGCGAGCCAAGCTTCTTTTGCCAAAAAAGGAAGCTCTGTAATCGGCCTCGCTGGCGAGCATCGCAGCTCGCTTCCGACCCGAAaaggcgtgcgcagcgaccgcggacggcgccgcgagaATGTATTGTATTCTGACGCGGTATTAGgatcgcgcacgacgcacagcgccgacgcgcgcgagagTAGGCGCGGCCGGCGAGGTGCCGTCAAAGCGGTCACTTCGCTAGAAAGCCCCGGAGCGTCGAGCGATGTTGCACCTGAGTCAGCTGCAATGGTGCGCAGTTCGTCTTTGTGTGATGAGCGTGCCTCGCTCACACGGCCTCGTCTACTGAGCAATGGCGGCCATTTGCTTATGCTGAGTTTGGAGATTGCCATGATTAAGAACAACAAgatccatgcgccgctcaagcagcgctgggGCAAACGCAGAGACGACGATTTCCGTCCCATCCCCGACCATCTTGCGCAAACCAAGATGCTACTTTCccgtgcgcatcgccgcgagctt
This is a stretch of genomic DNA from Malassezia vespertilionis chromosome 1, complete sequence. It encodes these proteins:
- a CDS encoding uncharacterized protein (EggNog:ENOG503PKZ7), with the translated sequence MDAYGGENEISDMASTSQMTLQKCASFDAASIRNYACDSSPYLSVPSRRDLRRSWTGISLPTDKSTTRHSSSDAHFLLAKRPSRPSQDLAALAKRLKARVSVAELSAYAPSAQFYPSLQDEKDAVPLPVECPPASDVMTPHSLLFYRPAGTDSTDVTPSSSWSSCTKYSSDADDSAGTVSTSIESEDTDGSGSKTALASSLSDTSTIGMPDVSALRLYTSFSSSEKLGKPGPMRPRSKSDVMPRPESLADMFGKCLQCAHRNEQHDELTPFHTSPVAETENKSAAASAPTSPLTLPNTQVGYNPWMDTDDSDKDFSAYISGIGNPIDPDIEFSSVMQLQTFRIHSRSRSVTRGDCREERRQKQPSCLPSCKVLPFAALRHSCASPRPPLLNVRDTDMIPPLAALGSAICNPGYNLRSSRCASPSRCEDYAALLDAPPAVTPPPDASLAADPALGAKELHGLGQRDENGFRTVYSRQQLNQARRKQQPLANASRLRVDEPEPLALEAFEDDLAKEEEHHDEDARGRSPRRGRGRSVARVTPYKEPASQASFAKKGSSVIGLAGEHRSSLPTRKGVRSDRGRRRENVLYSDAVLGSRTTHSADARESRRGRRGAVKAVTSLESPGASSDVAPESAAMVRSSSLCDERASLTRPRLLSNGGHLLMLSLEIAMIKNNKIHAPLKQRWGKRRDDDFRPIPDHLAQTKMLLSRAHRRELAAEDELMCGVGSSLKNIWIP
- a CDS encoding uncharacterized protein (EggNog:ENOG503P547; COG:J; BUSCO:EOG09264LC7), producing the protein MLGRVFASVSRAPRVSLVQGMRMLHTTPRSLGFWDNIIPLIQGNRRERQLQRKQGGLLPQDMARIQAEQKEDTMMAAQSSTGDSLVDDVIETPHFRNKDLQRRLQEEKRQKRLLRKRWGGIAKLGGEDIQEHKYSTAVFRISPRKLKLLANQISGMPIDYAIVQMQFSSKRAARRIRSTLAMARDHAVAKGMDSRSLIVSEAWVNKGTYMARLEIKGRGRMGVMHHPQARMHIVLRPGNTLEQREAQQLDIARRRVQSMGSGGVTRTNRKFVNGFQHPGWAW
- the GDI1 gene encoding Rab GDP dissociation inhibitor alpha (EggNog:ENOG503NU8W; COG:O; BUSCO:EOG09262739) yields the protein MDETYDAIILGTGITECVLSALLSVDGKKVLHIDRNDYYGAECASLSLSQLYNKFRPGEEVPKDMGRDRDWAIDMIPKFMMANGEIVNMLVHTDVTRYLEFKQIAASYVYRDKRIAKVPSTEMEAVRSPLMGLFEKRRAKRFFEFCQNWRDDDPKTHQGIDLDGWPMDKVFAHFGLEPGTRDFIGHAMALHLDDAYMQTPARETLERIMLYTSSMARYGKSPYIYPMYGLGELPQGFARLAAIHGGTYMLDKPVDEIVVDDKATFVGVRSGGETVKAPMVVGDPSYFRKVGSKPLVRETGKVVRAICILKHPIPNTDNSDSVQLIIPQNQVGRKHDIYIAEVSTTHAVCPAGYYLAQVSTVVETDKPELELRAGLDLLGPIHEKFVTITDLEEPLDSGKENKIFITRSYDPTSHFETVVEDIHNVWRRITGNPLVLKQPQDSEGAHVAA
- the FAP7 gene encoding adenylate kinase (BUSCO:EOG09264XPY; COG:F; EggNog:ENOG503P1RA) — protein: MVRAYPNVVITGTPGTGKSTLAAQICESFVSPSGQAVLRHIDVGALVKSESFHSSYSQEWDSYEVDEDRLLDYLEPLTGASAPDPLDIDPEACDEARQVSDTDVSRGGLVLDWHSCDAWPERWVDLAVVLRSDHQLLWKRLEKRNYTEKKIAENNEAEIMGVVQDEVFDSYVPEAIVVLHSDTAEQMDSNVERILAWIHAWRAQRGLET